From Gimesia panareensis, the proteins below share one genomic window:
- a CDS encoding IS5 family transposase (programmed frameshift), whose amino-acid sequence MTRVSRPATGRNITGSRTEPKPQLSDEQWLLIKDLFPEPPVNAAGGRPRVAPRECLEGILWVLRTGARWKDLPTFLPSPSTCWRRFKEWTEDGVFLEAWQRLLEHLDRRKLVVWSEAFGDGTFCPAKKGAPDVGKTKRGKGTKLMLLVDGNGLPLALDRASASPAEVKLIESLLDQRVLPRDPDRLIYDRAADSDPLRTELAERQIELICPHRKNRVKPATQDGRALRRYRRRWKVERTISWLFNFRRLVIRYERYSHLFLGFAQLACVFTLLNKL is encoded by the exons ATGACCCGCGTGTCACGACCTGCCACAGGTCGCAACATTACCGGGTCCAGGACGGAACCAAAACCACAACTCTCGGACGAGCAATGGCTTCTGATCAAAGATCTGTTTCCAGAACCACCGGTAAACGCAGCCGGAGGGCGGCCCAGAGTGGCTCCCCGCGAGTGCCTCGAAGGAATCCTTTGGGTATTAAGGACCGGTGCCCGATGGAAAGATTTACCAACATTTTTACCATCTCCCAGCACCTGCTGGCGGCGTTTCAAGGAATGGACCGAAGACGGTGTCTTCCTGGAAGCGTGGCAGCGATTGCTCGAACACTTAGACCGCCGGAAGCTGGTTGTCTGGTCGGAAGCATTCGGGGATGGCACATTCTGCCCCGCAAAAAAAGGGGCGC CCGATGTCGGAAAGACAAAACGGGGAAAGGGAACCAAGCTTATGCTGCTGGTCGACGGAAACGGGCTCCCTCTCGCTTTGGATCGTGCCAGTGCCTCTCCGGCAGAGGTGAAGCTGATTGAATCCCTGCTGGACCAGCGAGTTTTGCCACGCGACCCCGATCGCCTGATTTATGATCGTGCGGCCGACAGCGATCCCCTGCGCACAGAGCTGGCGGAACGGCAGATAGAGCTGATCTGTCCGCATCGCAAGAACCGTGTGAAACCAGCGACGCAAGACGGGCGTGCTCTGCGGCGATATCGACGCCGCTGGAAAGTCGAACGCACCATCAGCTGGCTGTTCAACTTTCGTCGTCTGGTAATACGATATGAACGATACAGTCATTTGTTTTTAGGATTCGCACAACTCGCGTGCGTGTTCACCTTACTTAATAAGTTATGA
- a CDS encoding HAD family hydrolase: MRFQSRLRLLTFVLFLTCCAFQLHAADPLPSWNDSAARQNIMAFVKKVTTEGTPDYVPPELRIATFDNDGTLWSEKPMYFQMYFAVDRVKTLAPQHPEWKTQEPFASVLKGDYKTAFAGGEKAVLQLVVATHAGMTTTEFEQIVNKWSETARHPKTGRLFTEMVYQPMLELLAYMRANGFKTFIVSGGGIEFMRPWTNRVYGIPPQQVVGSSIKTKFEMRDSGPVLIRLPEVNFIDDKAGKPIGINSHIGLRPIAAFGNSDGDIQMLEWATGTSGARFALLVHHTDAKREYAYNTGAVQALKDASEKGWTVVNMKDDWKVIYPPLKK; this comes from the coding sequence ATGAGATTTCAGTCACGTCTTCGATTACTGACATTCGTTCTTTTTCTGACCTGCTGTGCGTTTCAGCTACACGCCGCCGATCCGCTTCCCTCCTGGAACGACTCAGCCGCCAGACAGAACATCATGGCCTTCGTCAAAAAAGTGACGACGGAAGGCACGCCCGATTACGTCCCTCCCGAACTCCGCATCGCCACCTTCGACAACGACGGCACCCTCTGGTCGGAAAAGCCCATGTACTTTCAAATGTACTTCGCCGTCGATCGCGTCAAAACGCTCGCCCCCCAGCATCCGGAATGGAAAACACAGGAACCCTTCGCCTCGGTCCTCAAGGGAGATTATAAAACCGCATTCGCCGGCGGCGAAAAAGCGGTGCTGCAACTGGTCGTCGCCACACATGCCGGCATGACCACCACGGAATTTGAACAGATCGTCAACAAGTGGAGCGAAACAGCCCGGCACCCCAAAACCGGGCGACTGTTTACCGAAATGGTCTATCAGCCCATGCTCGAACTGCTCGCCTACATGCGCGCGAACGGGTTCAAAACCTTCATCGTCTCCGGAGGCGGAATCGAGTTCATGCGGCCCTGGACCAATCGCGTCTACGGCATCCCCCCTCAACAGGTTGTCGGCAGCAGCATCAAAACGAAATTCGAAATGCGGGACAGTGGCCCCGTGCTGATCCGGCTGCCGGAGGTGAATTTCATCGATGACAAAGCGGGTAAACCGATCGGCATCAACTCACATATCGGCCTGCGTCCCATTGCCGCCTTCGGTAATTCCGACGGTGATATCCAGATGCTCGAATGGGCGACCGGCACGTCCGGCGCCCGCTTCGCCCTGCTCGTGCATCACACCGATGCCAAACGCGAATACGCCTACAACACAGGCGCTGTGCAGGCACTCAAAGACGCCAGCGAGAAAGGCTGGACCGTCGTCAACATGAAAGACGACTGGAAAGTCATTTATCCACCACTCAAAAAGTAG
- a CDS encoding WD40 repeat domain-containing protein, translating to MRARHCPTTFISALLSLSAVWLLILSGAHSAFAIEAKKPQLSLADTIQQQSQIPREQFYGEVKLMHAPNPMDVQFSEDGSVLFSQAETIRLWRSDTGAYLGSIAGPARFSRFAQLNHSRWLVTVDDSEADDQQGWYYSMPQLIPCLRVWDVHTGKCLAVRRLRVPINVERLWINSIATSTDSTWVLFGSRFVKEKAEQEPKSFLDGSSDDYCFLAGFQGPNLTPTCDLEFDELSNYRYLNYNSHNGKLLIYGETELACFDPDSQKIIWSTSGYQQGVKHDEIKGIINLEQPFQMELTESGKKRTFTPFIVQFESNSLYKVPAQSVDFSRLTLLNWGLIDPSTGKLLHHDLVMRKTGPGNYKTPKAENLKFPGPKDANKLNAWVYDKQEHAIKAVDLVEAWRVASKPVRDRTFTIRKARGDALGERWNLERDDLRDEAYVQTWNSNSGRMCIITGYTPEIDLYDLSTGNTIAQPSGTVNALSRFTSGKLAASLDWNDVSVFDLKAEGSLQRTFNTKALQNSCVALSVDASQLLVGEISGNAGVWDLSRRSKVFALEGGTEKLLRIAGNTTRNSIAALDQDGTLWRWQTPKAPAKPGEMQLLRAHSQKKPKRPEGYYLNEFDYRIPRSLCDLSANTELYLAFRAYSAEEEDNYGELSLGSPGEDLIARIHEGTGQSFYFEYKHGAVVELRAGQPQKQITPPVYYQSQLMQIRCTADGRFAILVFDTGQILILNLIAGTLEAIIPTGLSEIMDVNYHPQQQTLLVACFRGTITAWNSDTFLRTGLLQLNDARLEHLASQPAADGFDLVLGTWDTGLIVKQGVFKKADQKPTRLPALPFPVKLPGE from the coding sequence ATGCGCGCCCGGCACTGCCCGACCACCTTCATTTCCGCCCTGCTCAGTCTCAGCGCAGTCTGGTTGCTGATACTCAGCGGAGCACACTCAGCATTCGCCATCGAAGCGAAAAAGCCGCAACTTTCCCTGGCCGACACAATCCAGCAGCAGAGCCAGATTCCCCGCGAACAGTTTTACGGCGAAGTCAAGCTGATGCATGCCCCGAACCCGATGGACGTTCAGTTTTCGGAAGACGGATCGGTCCTGTTCTCCCAGGCGGAAACAATTCGCCTCTGGCGGAGCGACACAGGCGCCTACCTGGGCAGCATCGCCGGTCCCGCCCGCTTCAGCAGGTTCGCACAGCTCAATCACTCCCGCTGGCTGGTAACCGTGGATGATAGCGAGGCAGACGATCAGCAAGGCTGGTACTATAGTATGCCCCAGCTCATCCCCTGCCTGAGAGTCTGGGATGTCCACACGGGAAAATGCCTGGCCGTCCGCCGTCTGCGGGTTCCCATCAACGTGGAAAGACTCTGGATCAATTCGATCGCCACATCAACCGATTCGACGTGGGTGCTGTTTGGATCTCGTTTCGTCAAAGAAAAAGCAGAGCAGGAACCGAAGAGTTTTCTGGATGGTTCCTCAGATGACTACTGTTTTCTGGCAGGTTTCCAGGGCCCCAACCTGACTCCCACCTGCGATCTGGAATTCGATGAATTATCCAATTACCGTTATCTGAACTATAACTCGCACAACGGCAAGCTGCTGATCTATGGAGAGACCGAATTAGCCTGCTTCGACCCGGACAGTCAGAAAATCATCTGGTCGACCAGCGGCTACCAACAGGGTGTGAAACATGATGAAATCAAGGGCATCATCAATCTGGAGCAGCCGTTTCAAATGGAGTTGACAGAGTCCGGAAAGAAGAGAACCTTCACCCCCTTCATCGTCCAGTTTGAATCGAATTCGCTTTACAAAGTTCCTGCCCAGAGTGTGGACTTTTCCAGACTGACCCTGCTCAACTGGGGACTGATCGACCCATCCACTGGCAAGTTACTCCATCATGATTTAGTGATGAGAAAGACGGGCCCGGGCAACTACAAAACTCCCAAAGCTGAAAATCTCAAATTTCCAGGACCCAAGGATGCCAATAAGTTAAATGCCTGGGTCTACGACAAGCAGGAACATGCAATCAAGGCCGTTGATCTGGTCGAAGCCTGGAGGGTAGCTTCCAAGCCTGTACGGGACCGCACATTCACCATCAGAAAAGCGCGCGGTGATGCACTGGGAGAGAGATGGAACCTGGAACGCGACGACCTGCGAGATGAAGCCTACGTGCAGACCTGGAACAGCAATTCCGGGCGGATGTGCATCATTACCGGCTATACCCCGGAAATTGACCTGTATGATCTCTCGACCGGAAACACGATCGCTCAGCCGTCAGGGACGGTCAACGCCCTCTCCAGATTCACATCCGGAAAACTGGCTGCCTCACTGGACTGGAACGATGTTTCCGTGTTCGACTTGAAAGCAGAGGGATCACTCCAGCGAACCTTCAATACCAAAGCGCTCCAGAACTCCTGTGTCGCACTCTCAGTAGATGCGTCCCAATTACTCGTGGGAGAGATTTCCGGAAATGCGGGCGTCTGGGATCTGTCCCGCCGCAGCAAAGTCTTTGCCCTGGAAGGGGGGACAGAAAAGCTGCTCCGGATAGCAGGTAACACAACCCGCAACAGTATCGCCGCCCTCGATCAGGACGGTACTCTCTGGCGCTGGCAGACTCCGAAAGCCCCCGCAAAGCCCGGTGAAATGCAACTGCTCCGCGCACATTCACAGAAAAAACCCAAGCGACCGGAAGGATATTACCTTAACGAGTTTGATTACCGCATTCCCCGCTCGTTATGCGATCTCTCTGCCAATACCGAACTCTACCTGGCTTTCCGAGCATACTCAGCCGAAGAGGAAGATAACTATGGTGAACTCAGCCTTGGTTCTCCCGGCGAGGATCTCATCGCGAGGATCCATGAAGGGACGGGACAGTCATTCTATTTTGAGTACAAACACGGTGCTGTCGTGGAACTGCGCGCGGGGCAACCGCAGAAACAGATCACCCCGCCCGTCTATTACCAGAGCCAGTTGATGCAGATCAGATGCACTGCCGACGGTCGCTTTGCCATACTCGTATTCGATACCGGACAGATCCTGATCCTGAATCTCATAGCGGGAACCCTGGAAGCAATCATCCCCACCGGCCTGTCAGAAATCATGGACGTCAACTACCACCCGCAGCAGCAGACGCTCCTGGTCGCCTGCTTTCGGGGCACCATCACGGCTTGGAACTCCGATACGTTCCTGCGGACAGGCCTGCTGCAACTGAACGACGCCCGGCTGGAACACCTGGCATCCCAGCCAGCAGCAGACGGCTTCGACCTGGTCCTGGGCACCTGGGACACCGGTCTGATCGTCAAGCAGGGTGTCTTTAAGAAAGCAGATCAAAAACCGACGCGCCTCCCGGCACTCCCGTTTCCCGTAAAACTTCCCGGGGAATGA
- a CDS encoding arylsulfatase has product MNRIRVLLTISLVTLLAVLNPGFAEAQSKEKPNIVFIMGDDIGMWNIGAYHRGLMAGTTPHIDQLARQGAIFTDYYAEASCTAGRANFITGQLPMRTGLTTVGQAGAKIGMPDKAPTIATALKELGYATGQFGKNHLGDRNEFLPTVHGFDEFFGYLYHLDAMEDPFHPNYPKELLNVVGPRNMLHCLATSQDDPTVQPRWGKIGKQKITDMGPLPPHPTEGIKLNMETVDDVILDYTFNFMKKARQQEKPFFVWLNPTRMHVVTHLAPKYKALRNSENGWSLQEAGMAQFDDIIGTVMQQLENMGIADNTIVVITTDNGAEGFSWPDGGTTPFKGWKGMGTEGGFRVPCVIRWPGKVKPNQVINGVISGMDWFPTFVAAAGYEGDITEDLKKGKTLNGKQYKVHLDGYDQTAMLTRGEKSARNEIWYFTESTLAAARIGDFKYTFLNQPDGWFGPKVKLDWPGIVNLRLDPFEKMSLGDSLFAKDWWVYQFWRFVFVQQEVAKLAKTAIDYPPMQPGASFNLGDVKEKVNRAIQSRTGN; this is encoded by the coding sequence ATGAACAGAATACGAGTATTACTGACAATTTCCCTGGTCACACTTCTGGCGGTACTCAACCCGGGCTTTGCTGAGGCACAATCGAAGGAAAAACCCAACATTGTATTCATCATGGGTGATGATATTGGCATGTGGAATATTGGCGCCTATCATCGAGGGCTCATGGCCGGCACAACTCCCCATATCGACCAGCTCGCACGCCAGGGTGCCATCTTTACTGACTACTACGCCGAAGCCAGCTGTACCGCCGGTCGGGCCAATTTCATCACCGGTCAGTTACCAATGCGAACCGGACTGACAACCGTCGGCCAGGCAGGTGCCAAGATTGGTATGCCGGACAAGGCCCCCACCATCGCTACGGCTCTCAAGGAACTCGGCTACGCCACCGGTCAGTTCGGCAAGAATCACCTTGGCGACCGCAACGAATTCCTCCCCACCGTCCACGGGTTCGACGAGTTCTTTGGCTATCTCTATCACCTTGATGCCATGGAAGACCCGTTCCACCCGAACTATCCCAAAGAACTTTTAAACGTCGTCGGACCGCGGAACATGCTACACTGCCTGGCCACCAGCCAGGATGACCCGACTGTCCAGCCGCGCTGGGGTAAGATCGGAAAGCAGAAGATCACCGACATGGGTCCGCTCCCGCCGCATCCCACCGAAGGGATCAAGCTGAATATGGAAACCGTCGATGATGTCATCCTGGATTACACGTTTAATTTCATGAAAAAGGCCCGCCAGCAGGAAAAGCCCTTCTTCGTCTGGCTCAACCCGACCCGCATGCATGTTGTCACACACCTCGCTCCCAAGTATAAGGCACTGCGGAATTCTGAAAATGGCTGGAGTCTGCAGGAAGCCGGCATGGCCCAGTTCGATGACATTATCGGCACCGTGATGCAGCAACTCGAAAACATGGGCATTGCCGACAACACCATCGTCGTCATTACCACAGACAACGGAGCGGAAGGCTTCTCCTGGCCCGACGGCGGCACCACTCCCTTCAAAGGCTGGAAGGGCATGGGCACCGAAGGGGGCTTCCGCGTTCCCTGTGTGATCCGCTGGCCGGGTAAAGTCAAACCCAACCAGGTCATTAATGGAGTCATTTCCGGCATGGACTGGTTCCCCACCTTCGTCGCCGCAGCAGGCTATGAAGGCGACATCACCGAGGACCTGAAAAAGGGCAAAACACTCAATGGCAAACAATACAAAGTACATCTTGACGGCTACGATCAGACGGCCATGTTGACTCGAGGTGAGAAATCAGCCCGAAATGAAATCTGGTATTTCACGGAATCCACACTGGCAGCCGCCCGGATTGGGGATTTCAAATATACTTTCTTAAATCAACCCGATGGCTGGTTCGGGCCGAAGGTCAAACTCGACTGGCCCGGCATTGTAAATCTCCGTCTCGATCCCTTCGAAAAAATGAGCCTGGGAGACTCGCTGTTTGCCAAAGACTGGTGGGTCTACCAGTTCTGGCGGTTTGTCTTCGTACAGCAGGAAGTCGCCAAACTCGCCAAGACTGCGATCGATTATCCCCCCATGCAGCCCGGGGCGAGCTTTAATCTCGGAGACGTCAAAGAAAAGGTCAACAGGGCAATTCAAAGTCGTACCGGAAATTAG